One part of the Ralstonia pickettii genome encodes these proteins:
- the ubiB gene encoding ubiquinone biosynthesis regulatory protein kinase UbiB gives MTRFFRLGKIVFVILYYGLDQLALSGFKSRRIRALVWLLTLGRKPKLPRGERLRLALEQLGPIFVKFGQVLSTRRDLLPPDVADELAKLQDRVPPFDPKVAAAIVEKSLGKPLSALFHRFDHHPVASASIAQVHFATLRGGPYDGREVAVKVLRPGMLPVIDSDLALMRDLATWIEKLWADAKRLKPREVVAEFDKYLHDELDLMREAANASQLRRNFAKSDLLLVPEVFWDWCTSEVFVMECMHGMRISHTEELRAAGVDMHKLARDGVEIFFTQVFRDGFFHADMHPGNILVSVAPETLGRYIALDFGIVGALSEFDKNYLAQNFLAFFQRDYHRVAVLHIESGWAPEETRVEELEGAIRACCEPYFDRPLGEISLGLVLMRLFQTSRRFNVEVQPQLVLLQKTLLNVEGLGRQLDPDLDLWKTAKPFLERWMHEQIGWRGFVERLKVEAPQWANKLPDFPRLVHQILDRHSREDGNAQTAALTALLAEQKRTNRLLSAALLFVGGFAVGIVATHVLAWMARY, from the coding sequence ATGACGCGCTTCTTCCGGTTGGGCAAGATCGTTTTCGTCATTCTCTATTACGGGCTGGATCAACTCGCGTTGTCGGGCTTCAAGAGCCGCCGCATTCGCGCGCTGGTCTGGCTGCTCACGCTGGGCCGCAAGCCGAAGCTGCCCCGCGGCGAGCGCCTGCGCCTGGCGCTGGAGCAGCTTGGGCCCATCTTCGTGAAGTTCGGGCAGGTGCTGTCGACGCGGCGCGATCTGCTGCCGCCGGATGTGGCCGACGAACTGGCCAAGCTGCAGGATCGTGTGCCGCCGTTCGACCCGAAGGTGGCCGCCGCCATCGTGGAGAAATCGCTCGGCAAGCCGCTCTCGGCGCTGTTCCATCGTTTCGATCATCACCCTGTGGCGAGCGCGTCGATTGCACAGGTGCATTTCGCCACGTTGCGCGGCGGCCCCTATGATGGTCGCGAGGTGGCGGTCAAGGTCTTGCGCCCGGGCATGCTGCCTGTGATCGACAGCGACCTCGCGCTCATGCGGGATCTCGCGACCTGGATCGAAAAGCTGTGGGCCGACGCCAAGCGCCTGAAGCCGCGCGAGGTGGTCGCCGAGTTCGACAAGTACCTGCACGACGAGCTGGACCTGATGCGCGAGGCGGCCAACGCCAGCCAGCTGCGCCGCAATTTTGCCAAGTCCGATCTGTTGCTGGTGCCCGAGGTGTTCTGGGATTGGTGCACGTCTGAAGTGTTCGTGATGGAGTGCATGCACGGCATGCGGATCTCGCACACCGAAGAGCTGCGTGCCGCCGGTGTCGACATGCACAAGCTCGCCCGCGACGGCGTGGAGATCTTCTTCACGCAGGTCTTCCGGGACGGCTTTTTCCACGCCGACATGCACCCCGGCAACATTCTCGTGAGCGTGGCGCCTGAGACGCTGGGCCGCTACATCGCGCTGGACTTCGGCATCGTCGGGGCGCTGTCGGAGTTCGACAAGAACTACCTCGCGCAGAACTTCCTGGCGTTCTTTCAGCGCGACTACCACCGCGTAGCGGTGCTGCATATCGAGTCCGGCTGGGCGCCGGAAGAAACACGCGTGGAAGAGCTGGAAGGCGCCATCCGCGCATGCTGCGAGCCGTATTTCGATCGGCCGCTGGGCGAGATCTCGCTGGGTCTGGTGTTGATGCGGCTGTTCCAGACTTCGCGCCGCTTCAATGTGGAAGTCCAGCCGCAGCTTGTGCTGCTCCAGAAGACGCTGCTGAACGTCGAAGGGCTGGGCCGCCAGCTCGATCCGGATCTGGACCTGTGGAAGACGGCCAAGCCGTTCCTCGAACGCTGGATGCACGAGCAGATCGGCTGGCGCGGTTTTGTCGAGCGACTGAAGGTCGAGGCGCCGCAATGGGCCAACAAGCTGCCGGACTTCCCGCGCCTGGTGCACCAGATTCTGGATCGCCACTCCCGCGAGGACGGCAATGCGCAGACCGCGGCGCTCACCGCGCTGCTTGCCGAGCAAAAGCGCACGAACCGGCTGCTGTCCGCCGCGCTGCTGTTCGTCGGTGGTTTCGCGGTCGGCATTGTCGCGACGCATGTGCTGGCCTGGATGGCCCGCTACTGA